One stretch of Schlesneria sp. DSM 10557 DNA includes these proteins:
- a CDS encoding (5-formylfuran-3-yl)methyl phosphate synthase, translating into MTAAIPGDSISGNYLSSASQCGANGRTSAVLPRLLVSVRSPEETTAALQGGAEILDIKNPSQGSLGMASLQDITAIAKDSLRSQYPWVALSVALGELTDWNHNEIPSLPEGVQFAKLGLSQCASRRDWVTEWSRIRSAFATAAISKIAWVAVAYADAVEADAPPGGEVLEAAIETGCAGLLIDTWAKDQRTLLTEFSQQQLAEIAERCRSAGLFLALAGRLNADLLPALSGVPADILAIRSAACRGSDRTAELDSTKVSEFRHQLRQAYLARL; encoded by the coding sequence GTGACAGCAGCAATTCCTGGAGATTCAATATCGGGGAACTACCTTTCCTCCGCTTCTCAGTGCGGGGCGAATGGACGAACGTCTGCAGTCCTGCCTCGGTTGCTCGTCAGCGTCCGTTCGCCCGAGGAAACGACAGCAGCACTCCAGGGTGGTGCTGAGATTCTGGATATCAAAAATCCTTCACAGGGATCTCTGGGGATGGCAAGTCTTCAGGATATCACGGCGATCGCGAAGGATTCGCTTCGAAGCCAATATCCGTGGGTTGCACTCAGTGTCGCCTTGGGCGAATTGACGGACTGGAATCACAATGAGATTCCGTCACTGCCTGAGGGGGTTCAATTTGCGAAGCTGGGCCTCAGTCAGTGTGCTTCGCGGCGGGATTGGGTCACGGAGTGGAGTCGCATTCGATCGGCATTTGCTACCGCAGCCATTTCGAAGATTGCTTGGGTCGCAGTGGCTTATGCAGACGCGGTGGAAGCCGACGCTCCGCCGGGGGGCGAGGTCCTTGAGGCAGCGATTGAAACAGGCTGTGCCGGCTTGTTGATTGATACCTGGGCAAAGGATCAACGAACCTTGCTCACTGAGTTCTCGCAGCAGCAACTGGCTGAGATTGCCGAGCGATGTCGGTCCGCGGGGCTTTTTCTGGCGCTGGCAGGACGACTTAACGCTGACCTGTTGCCAGCGTTAAGTGGCGTACCCGCCGACATTCTTGCGATCCGGTCTGCCGCGTGTCGAGGCTCTGATCGGACTGCGGAACTCGACTCGACAAAAGTGAGCGAGTTCCGCCATCAACTGCGTCAGGCTTACTTAGCCCGTTTATAA
- a CDS encoding cation:proton antiporter, producing MHDLPLITTIAVAFTAAWVLGLLTQRLGLSPIVGYLLAGVAIGPSTPGFVGDLEIAHQLAEVGVILLMFGVGLHFDLKDLLAVKSIAIPGAIGQSFVATMAGLFLYSALGLPMMVSAVIGMAMAVASTVVLMRMLMDADELNSSQGHIAVGWLLVEDVLTVIVLVLIPVLGEMAHEDASQFSLSQLWVPLGVAFLKLGGLVVTVLVVGPRVIPWVLVQVARLRSRELFTLTVLVFSISMAAASYMLFGASMALGAFLAGMVVAQSTVSHQAAADALPMRDAFAVIFFVSVGMLFDPMYLVREPGMILAGMGIILLVKPLIAIVIVLLLGRSIHTALTVAIGLAQIGEFSFILSEQAGHHGLMPETGHSVLIAGAIVSITLNPILFRCIGPIESWIQKSPWLWSILSRRADRRALKVNRSAENQIQQSVSDGKRLAIVIGFGPVGRTVHRLLTDAGLKTVVIDMNMDTISDLMARGEVAIFGDASHDAILEQAGMDHAAYLIVTLPHSSARLAVVTAARNLNSDARVFVRAHYLREQDDLEEAGASAAVFEEGEVAVALARLVLSDIGAHRDVVERKVQGIRQQLIQRNMSQVQSQQVRTIMVPWENVRYLTSNATRQEVLVRIAEERFSRWPVVEAGGKVAGYLLAKDFIIDGSGTDEWSRLVRPLRGVQSDETVDSVLLQMQKEGSSVRIVEERGVPVGLVTLEDILEQVWGRIDDDCPVEAHLVLREALTAGAVLLDLSGKNHEEIIRELAGAIPPGRLPQRVNITEMVLAREQEITTDLGVGVAIPHARCPGLHQPIVIFGRSKQGVLFSSESENPVHLVFLLITPADQSSIQLILLAQLARLVEDQATRDRLNGALTPYEIINICATRQQAGDDSDAE from the coding sequence GTGCATGATCTTCCGCTGATAACCACGATTGCCGTTGCGTTCACAGCAGCTTGGGTACTGGGGCTGTTGACGCAGCGCCTGGGGCTGTCCCCGATCGTTGGCTATCTGCTTGCGGGGGTTGCAATCGGGCCTTCGACGCCGGGATTTGTGGGTGATCTGGAAATTGCACATCAGCTGGCGGAAGTGGGCGTCATCCTGCTGATGTTCGGCGTCGGGCTTCATTTTGACCTCAAAGATCTACTCGCCGTGAAGTCGATCGCCATTCCGGGGGCGATTGGACAAAGTTTTGTCGCGACAATGGCGGGATTGTTTCTCTATTCCGCCCTTGGACTTCCGATGATGGTCTCGGCGGTGATCGGTATGGCCATGGCTGTGGCAAGTACCGTGGTGCTGATGCGCATGCTGATGGACGCTGACGAGTTAAATTCATCCCAGGGGCACATCGCCGTCGGCTGGTTGCTGGTTGAGGATGTGCTGACCGTTATCGTGCTCGTTCTGATCCCGGTGCTGGGAGAAATGGCTCACGAAGACGCGTCACAATTCTCGCTTTCGCAGTTGTGGGTACCGCTGGGCGTCGCCTTCCTGAAGCTGGGTGGTCTCGTGGTGACCGTTCTGGTTGTTGGACCACGAGTGATCCCGTGGGTGCTGGTACAGGTTGCCCGGCTGCGATCGCGAGAACTTTTCACCCTGACCGTCCTGGTATTTTCGATTTCGATGGCGGCCGCTTCGTACATGCTGTTTGGTGCGTCGATGGCTCTGGGGGCGTTTCTGGCTGGGATGGTCGTTGCTCAGTCGACTGTTAGTCATCAGGCGGCTGCTGATGCGCTTCCCATGCGGGACGCCTTCGCTGTGATTTTCTTCGTCTCGGTGGGGATGCTGTTTGATCCGATGTATCTGGTCCGCGAGCCGGGCATGATTCTGGCCGGGATGGGAATTATTCTGCTGGTGAAACCATTGATTGCCATCGTGATCGTGCTGCTGCTGGGACGCTCGATTCATACGGCTTTAACCGTGGCCATTGGATTGGCTCAGATTGGTGAATTCTCATTCATTCTTTCGGAACAGGCAGGGCATCACGGCCTGATGCCAGAGACAGGTCATAGCGTACTGATCGCGGGTGCGATCGTCTCAATCACGCTGAATCCAATTCTCTTCCGCTGCATCGGTCCCATCGAATCTTGGATTCAGAAGTCGCCCTGGCTCTGGTCAATTCTCAGCCGACGGGCTGACCGGCGGGCACTCAAGGTAAACCGGTCAGCGGAAAATCAGATCCAGCAGTCGGTCTCTGACGGAAAACGGCTGGCGATTGTGATTGGGTTCGGACCTGTGGGCCGGACCGTGCATCGGCTGTTGACTGACGCCGGTCTGAAAACCGTCGTCATCGATATGAATATGGACACGATCAGTGACCTGATGGCGCGTGGCGAAGTCGCGATCTTTGGGGACGCATCGCACGATGCGATTCTTGAACAGGCGGGGATGGATCATGCCGCCTACCTGATTGTGACCCTGCCCCATTCCTCGGCCCGATTGGCCGTCGTGACCGCAGCGAGAAATCTGAACTCAGATGCACGGGTTTTCGTACGTGCTCACTACTTGCGCGAACAGGACGATCTTGAGGAAGCCGGAGCTTCGGCGGCAGTGTTCGAAGAGGGTGAGGTTGCAGTGGCTTTGGCCAGACTGGTTTTGTCTGACATCGGGGCTCACCGGGACGTGGTCGAGCGGAAGGTGCAAGGGATTCGTCAGCAACTGATTCAGCGAAACATGTCGCAAGTTCAGTCGCAGCAGGTGCGGACGATCATGGTTCCCTGGGAGAACGTCCGTTATCTGACTTCGAACGCAACAAGGCAGGAAGTTTTGGTTCGAATTGCGGAAGAGCGATTTTCCCGTTGGCCCGTTGTTGAAGCGGGTGGAAAAGTTGCCGGATATCTGCTGGCCAAAGACTTTATCATCGATGGGTCCGGGACGGATGAGTGGAGTCGCCTGGTCCGGCCGCTGCGTGGTGTCCAGTCAGATGAAACTGTCGACTCCGTTTTGCTGCAGATGCAGAAAGAAGGGTCGTCAGTACGAATCGTCGAGGAACGGGGAGTGCCCGTCGGTCTGGTTACCCTGGAAGATATTCTCGAACAGGTTTGGGGAAGAATCGACGACGACTGTCCGGTTGAGGCGCATCTGGTTCTGCGAGAGGCCCTTACAGCAGGTGCGGTTCTTTTGGACCTGTCGGGGAAGAATCACGAAGAGATCATTCGCGAATTGGCAGGAGCGATTCCTCCGGGTCGACTGCCGCAGCGAGTCAACATTACCGAGATGGTATTGGCTCGTGAGCAAGAGATCACGACAGACCTCGGGGTCGGCGTTGCCATTCCCCACGCACGTTGTCCTGGCCTTCATCAGCCGATCGTCATTTTCGGGCGTTCGAAACAGGGGGTCCTGTTTTCGAGCGAATCGGAAAACCCAGTTCATCTTGTATTCCTGTTGATCACGCCGGCTGACCAATCGAGTATCCAATTGATTTTGCTCGCGCAACTGGCTCGTCTGGTTGAAGATCAAGCGACGCGCGATCGACTGAATGGAGCACTGACTCCGTACGAGATCATCAATATCTGCGCAACAAGACAGCAGGCAGGGGATGATTCTGACGCCGAGTGA
- a CDS encoding efflux RND transporter periplasmic adaptor subunit → MPASEPPAVVIIEPTEKELADFAEFTGRTDAVESVEIRARVSGYLKKINFRPGKEVKEGDLLFEIDPRPYDAELERAEGTLATALASAKQASAEMLRAENLHEKKISTQADYDKAVADLAHAEASVQSTKANVTKAKLDQEFTRVIAPISGRTSRELITEGNLVSADSTALTTIVSSDPIYAYFDVDERTLLDIQKLIREKKLASARERDDVEIRLELANETGFPHVGVIDLVDNRVDAGTGTIQIRGRFPNPDRLLTPGLFVRVQFQMGLPSSRLLIPERALAQQQGQRYVYLVNDENKIVKRDVTVGRRDGLMRVIETGLEHGDRVVVKGQQRVRAGMTVRIETEKPPGDEAKPAEKKSH, encoded by the coding sequence ATGCCGGCAAGTGAACCTCCCGCCGTCGTGATCATCGAGCCCACCGAGAAAGAACTTGCCGACTTTGCTGAGTTCACGGGCCGCACCGACGCCGTGGAATCGGTCGAGATTCGTGCTCGAGTCAGCGGTTATCTTAAGAAGATCAATTTCCGCCCCGGAAAGGAAGTCAAGGAGGGGGACCTTCTGTTCGAGATCGATCCAAGACCGTACGACGCTGAGCTCGAACGGGCTGAGGGGACCCTGGCGACGGCGTTGGCCAGCGCCAAACAGGCCAGCGCCGAAATGTTGCGAGCGGAAAATCTGCACGAGAAGAAAATCAGCACTCAGGCTGATTACGACAAGGCCGTCGCGGATCTTGCTCACGCCGAAGCGTCCGTGCAATCGACTAAGGCCAATGTGACCAAAGCCAAGCTCGACCAGGAATTCACGCGAGTGATCGCGCCGATTTCAGGCCGCACCAGCCGGGAATTGATCACCGAAGGAAATCTGGTCTCGGCCGATTCGACAGCACTGACAACCATCGTATCATCGGATCCGATTTACGCTTACTTCGATGTTGACGAACGGACGCTGCTCGATATTCAGAAACTCATCCGCGAAAAAAAGCTCGCATCCGCCCGTGAACGGGACGACGTTGAGATCCGACTGGAACTTGCAAACGAGACCGGTTTCCCACACGTCGGGGTCATCGATCTCGTGGACAACCGCGTTGATGCAGGGACGGGTACCATCCAGATTCGAGGTCGATTCCCCAACCCGGACCGACTGCTGACTCCGGGCCTGTTTGTCCGTGTTCAGTTTCAGATGGGACTTCCCAGCTCACGGCTGCTGATCCCCGAACGGGCACTGGCCCAGCAGCAGGGACAGCGTTACGTCTACTTGGTGAACGACGAGAACAAAATTGTAAAGCGTGACGTCACCGTAGGACGCAGGGATGGCCTGATGCGCGTGATCGAAACCGGCTTAGAGCACGGAGATCGGGTTGTCGTAAAGGGACAGCAGCGCGTCAGGGCAGGGATGACCGTCCGCATCGAGACAGAGAAACCACCGGGTGACGAAGCGAAGCCGGCAGAAAAGAAGTCGCACTAG
- a CDS encoding DUF2079 domain-containing protein — protein MSPSARSPIIGRLLGTLAVVLAGTFLAATCFQTVLGSRQLASNFISPATWAAVTAAHPSAMGSGTVMPERALVDISFGFTLLPCAVVSLVTWLGGSVWLTRRGWSWNEALITWGWYGWGWWILLDVWEWIWMSAAAVGWASLADLLSVIPQFWLAGCLAGWITTFLTLASVRRSSPESNVVSSSQRRVWIAVSVYTLVYTAMNWRLYGNLLVPHGDSVMYEEHLWNLLHGKGFRSYLDQGLFLGEHIQFVHLFLLPLYVLWPSHLLLELCSSASLALGAFPVYWMARRHCGSDRAAFGVAVAYLLYFPMQFLDIEIDLKTFRPESFGIPLLLLTFDQLDRRNLSGTLAGIALCLTVKEDYTLIFGPLGLWIAFHRENTTQLDGIPPTDADNAAAGSAVKNESGVVGAIRRLCRSRVVIGLGLSLFSVGYLWFATRVAMPWFRSGSEVHYASYFARFGKTPEEILQAWLTQPFSVIEALLTLETALYAMAMLAPVMFLPLFSPGRLAVGLPLFFILCLNELDGSRTPQHQFHAPLVAVVFWSVAAGLPRATSLITLLSRRLKAIPSNDQVDIQGVLARLVWTASLCTGLFFSLGPQGFPFWDPGSSWYWRTLYGPNPRSEKFARIAPLIPATARVASTDFVHPRFTHHERSYDYSGYQRKLAGEGQRIPADTDYLVIDTGHKYSTIKWPGEIPELRDNPEGWELLPDLTEGTFIVLKRKRDER, from the coding sequence ATGTCGCCGTCTGCTCGATCACCGATAATTGGTCGCCTGTTGGGAACCCTCGCGGTCGTTCTTGCAGGGACATTTCTCGCTGCGACCTGCTTTCAGACGGTGCTCGGTTCACGCCAGCTGGCTTCAAACTTCATCAGTCCCGCCACTTGGGCCGCAGTGACAGCAGCCCATCCCTCGGCGATGGGTTCCGGTACTGTCATGCCGGAACGTGCTCTGGTCGACATTTCATTCGGTTTCACGCTGCTTCCCTGTGCTGTTGTCTCTCTGGTGACGTGGCTGGGAGGAAGCGTATGGCTCACCAGGCGAGGTTGGAGCTGGAATGAGGCTCTCATCACCTGGGGCTGGTATGGCTGGGGTTGGTGGATCCTGCTGGATGTCTGGGAGTGGATCTGGATGAGTGCGGCAGCGGTCGGGTGGGCGTCGCTGGCTGACCTGTTGTCGGTGATTCCCCAGTTCTGGCTGGCTGGATGTCTCGCGGGGTGGATAACGACGTTTCTCACTCTCGCTTCCGTTCGTCGGTCTTCGCCTGAGAGTAACGTCGTAAGTTCTTCTCAACGGAGAGTCTGGATTGCCGTTTCCGTATATACACTTGTTTATACCGCGATGAACTGGAGGCTTTACGGGAACCTGCTGGTGCCTCATGGTGACTCGGTCATGTATGAAGAACACCTCTGGAACCTGCTGCACGGTAAAGGGTTTCGAAGTTACCTCGATCAGGGACTTTTTCTGGGTGAGCACATCCAGTTTGTGCATCTGTTTCTGCTTCCCCTTTACGTGCTGTGGCCATCACATCTGCTGCTGGAACTCTGCAGTTCCGCCTCTCTGGCGCTCGGGGCATTTCCCGTGTACTGGATGGCGCGGCGGCATTGTGGATCCGATCGGGCTGCGTTTGGAGTCGCCGTTGCCTACCTGCTGTACTTCCCCATGCAGTTTCTCGATATCGAAATCGACTTGAAGACTTTTCGACCCGAGTCATTCGGGATTCCATTGCTGCTGCTGACGTTCGACCAGTTGGACCGACGTAATTTGTCAGGGACCCTGGCGGGGATTGCTCTGTGTCTGACTGTCAAAGAGGACTATACGCTGATCTTTGGCCCGCTGGGGCTCTGGATCGCCTTCCATCGTGAAAATACGACTCAGCTCGACGGAATTCCTCCAACCGATGCTGACAATGCTGCTGCGGGCAGTGCAGTGAAAAACGAGTCTGGCGTCGTTGGCGCGATCAGACGGCTATGTCGCTCGCGGGTGGTGATCGGCCTTGGGCTAAGTCTCTTCAGTGTTGGCTACCTCTGGTTTGCTACGCGAGTTGCCATGCCGTGGTTCCGATCAGGAAGTGAGGTTCATTACGCCAGTTACTTCGCTCGTTTCGGGAAAACCCCGGAAGAGATACTTCAGGCATGGCTGACTCAGCCCTTCTCTGTCATCGAAGCCTTACTGACCCTCGAGACAGCACTTTACGCGATGGCCATGCTCGCACCGGTCATGTTTCTTCCCCTCTTCTCGCCTGGACGGCTGGCGGTCGGGCTCCCTCTGTTCTTCATCTTGTGCCTGAATGAACTGGACGGTTCGCGGACCCCGCAGCACCAGTTTCATGCTCCTCTGGTGGCCGTTGTTTTCTGGTCGGTGGCTGCAGGACTGCCGCGTGCGACATCGCTCATCACCCTGCTCTCCCGTAGGCTCAAGGCAATTCCCTCGAATGATCAGGTCGACATTCAGGGCGTGCTCGCACGGCTGGTCTGGACGGCATCCCTTTGCACCGGATTATTTTTCAGTCTGGGGCCTCAAGGATTCCCTTTCTGGGATCCGGGATCGAGCTGGTATTGGCGGACCCTGTATGGACCCAATCCTCGCTCAGAGAAATTTGCACGGATTGCTCCACTGATTCCAGCAACGGCGCGAGTTGCGTCGACCGACTTCGTCCATCCTCGATTCACTCACCACGAACGGTCGTACGACTACAGTGGTTATCAGCGGAAACTGGCAGGTGAAGGTCAGCGAATACCAGCAGATACGGACTATCTCGTTATCGACACCGGTCATAAATACTCCACCATCAAGTGGCCGGGCGAGATCCCCGAATTACGTGATAATCCTGAAGGCTGGGAACTGCTGCCGGATTTGACCGAAGGAACTTTTATCGTGCTGAAGCGGAAGAGGGATGAGAGGTGA
- the gcvT gene encoding glycine cleavage system aminomethyltransferase GcvT — protein MVEFGGWEMPVQYSSIAEEHHTVRKAVGLFDISHMGRLRFDGPDAQRLLDHLLTCRVDNLVDGQIRYGLVCNDAGQILDDVLVNRINPTSFGLVVNASNRLKIVDWINQRKADLCKSGKSLDLSFRDETQDTGMIAIQGPRSLELVQKVLNMDVSAMRYYFGQFSTFDGASIFVSRTGYTGEDGFEVIVPANLTVKLWETFIQAGESAELKPCGLGCRDTLRLEAAMPLYGHELSECIDPLTAGLKSSVKLDKSEFVGRDALLKIADREDRPVRVGIKLNSKRIAREHSEIFAADARIGEVTSGTFSPTLEQSIAMAYVAKPHSAIGTSITVDIRGKREAAEIVPLPFYKRAK, from the coding sequence ATGGTGGAATTCGGTGGCTGGGAAATGCCAGTCCAGTATTCGTCCATCGCGGAAGAGCATCACACCGTCCGAAAAGCCGTCGGACTGTTTGACATCTCTCACATGGGCCGACTCCGTTTTGACGGTCCCGATGCTCAGCGACTGCTTGATCATCTGCTGACGTGCCGCGTCGACAATCTGGTCGACGGTCAGATTCGTTATGGACTGGTTTGTAACGATGCCGGTCAAATTCTGGACGATGTTCTGGTTAATCGAATCAATCCCACCTCATTCGGCCTCGTGGTCAACGCGAGTAATCGGCTCAAGATTGTCGACTGGATCAATCAGCGAAAGGCTGACCTGTGCAAGTCTGGCAAGTCACTCGACCTGAGCTTCCGAGACGAGACGCAAGACACCGGCATGATCGCCATTCAGGGCCCCCGTTCCCTGGAGCTTGTGCAGAAGGTGCTCAACATGGACGTTTCCGCCATGCGGTACTACTTCGGCCAGTTCTCTACATTCGATGGAGCCTCCATTTTCGTGAGTCGCACTGGCTATACGGGCGAAGATGGCTTTGAAGTCATTGTCCCCGCAAATTTGACAGTGAAGCTGTGGGAAACATTCATCCAAGCAGGGGAGTCTGCTGAGCTGAAGCCATGCGGGCTGGGTTGCCGTGACACCTTGCGACTGGAAGCCGCGATGCCGCTCTACGGCCATGAACTATCGGAATGCATTGACCCTCTAACGGCCGGACTGAAGTCGTCCGTAAAGCTGGATAAAAGCGAGTTCGTGGGCCGCGATGCACTCCTCAAGATCGCAGATCGGGAGGATCGACCCGTTCGCGTGGGGATCAAATTGAACTCGAAGCGAATCGCCCGTGAACACTCGGAAATTTTCGCCGCCGACGCTCGGATCGGCGAAGTGACTTCCGGAACATTCTCACCCACGTTGGAACAATCAATCGCGATGGCCTATGTCGCTAAGCCGCATTCCGCGATTGGCACCAGTATCACAGTCGATATCCGTGGAAAACGGGAAGCAGCCGAAATCGTTCCACTCCCATTTTATAAACGGGCTAAGTAA
- a CDS encoding DNA-3-methyladenine glycosylase, which translates to MPINAVEIESAIRHLKAVDPVMRDLIDRAGPFRLKLERNRFGLLVRSILSQQISTKAAKSIRLRLDELLHPLPLSAQAIIEQTDEELRSVGLSRQKVSYLKDLSERVIDRRLRLDRIGRLSDEEAIEQLIQVRGIGRWTAQMFLIFSLGRLDVFPHDDLIVRSSIRELYRLAELPTKQQSHQIAAAWKPYCSVASWYCWRLLDVKNDPTMDASQYPV; encoded by the coding sequence ATGCCGATCAACGCCGTCGAGATTGAGTCCGCCATTCGCCATCTGAAAGCGGTCGATCCCGTCATGAGAGATTTAATTGATCGGGCCGGGCCGTTCCGTCTCAAGCTCGAGAGGAACCGGTTCGGACTCCTGGTGCGATCAATTCTTTCGCAGCAAATCTCGACAAAGGCGGCGAAGTCGATTCGGTTACGGCTGGATGAACTCCTGCATCCACTTCCACTCTCGGCGCAAGCGATTATTGAGCAGACGGATGAGGAACTGCGGTCAGTCGGATTGTCGCGGCAGAAGGTCTCTTACCTGAAGGACTTGTCCGAACGGGTAATCGACAGGCGATTGCGACTGGATCGAATCGGTCGGCTGTCGGACGAGGAAGCGATCGAACAACTGATTCAGGTCAGGGGCATTGGACGTTGGACGGCCCAGATGTTTCTCATCTTTTCCTTGGGGCGCCTCGACGTGTTCCCCCACGATGACCTGATTGTTCGGTCGTCCATTCGGGAGTTGTACCGACTGGCAGAACTCCCTACCAAACAGCAGAGCCATCAGATTGCGGCCGCCTGGAAACCCTACTGCAGCGTGGCGTCGTGGTACTGTTGGCGACTTCTGGACGTCAAGAATGATCCGACGATGGATGCCAGCCAATATCCCGTGTAA